A stretch of DNA from Rhizobacter sp.:
ACGAAGGCGCATCGCTGCGCGCCGCGCCGGGGCCGAAGGTGAGCGAGCTGCCATCCCACCGCACGCTGCGCCTGGGCGTGAGGATGGCCCAGCGCATGTGGGTGAAGCGGCGCATGAAGAAGGGCGCGTTGGCTTCGACGATGTGGTGCTCGGGCTCGAACCACGCCACGTGCAGCGGCTCGGGCAAGCCGTCGTGCACGGGGCGGAAGCGCACGAAGGCGCGCATCTTGTGGAGGTCGCGCCCGACGGCCTTGGCCATCGCCTGCGCGCGCAGCCGGTCGGCGTCGAGCGGGTCGTGGCGCAGCGCGGGCTCGTGCTGCAGGCGCCACAAGAGCCGGTACATCAAGGCGAAGCGCGAAGGGTCGCGGTGCAGGCGCACGCGCTCGCACAGGTCGACGAAGGCGGCAGGCACGGTGGTGGTGGCTTCTGCAGAGCCGGCCCATGCGTCAACCGAAGGAGTGTCGAAGAGATCGGCCTCGGTGCCGGTCGACCAGCTGGCCTCTTCCGGCGGCACGCCCTGCGCGATCAGTCGTCGCGCCGCAGCGCGAAAGCCATCCCAATCGATCTCGCCTTCGAGGGCGATGCGGACTGTCGACATGGCGGCCTCGTGGTCACGCAAACAACGCGGCCTGCACCTGCACGGGCGCCGGCTTCAAGGCCGCCGCCACCTGCGCATCGTCGATCACGCGCGGCTTGTGGTCAGGCAAGAGCAGGAAGGGCAAGGCCTTGCCCAGCGGCACGCTCAGGCGCTTCAGGTCGTCGCTGCGCAGCCGGCGCACGCGGCGCGCAGCCAGCACCCGTTCGACCGCCTTGGCACCGAGCCCCGGCACGCGCAGCAGCAGCTCGCGCGGAGCACGGTTGAGGTCGACCGGAAAACGCTCGCGATGCGCCAGCGCCCAGGCGAGCTTCGGGTCCACATCGAGCCGCAAGAGGCCGTCGTCGGACGCGACGATCTCCTCGTGCCCGAAGCCATAGAAGCGCATCAGCCAGTCGGCCTGGTAGAGCCGGTGCTCGCGCACCAGCGGCGGCGGCTTCAGCGGCAGCGACGAGGCGGCATCGGGGATCGGGCTGAACGCCGAGTAGTACACGCGCCGCAGGCGATACGACCCATAGAGCTGCGCGCTGGTGGCGAGGATGGCGCGGTCGTCGGCCGCATCGGCGCCCACGATCATCTGCGTGCTCTGGCCGGCCGGCGCAAAACGCTCGGCCTTCGCGCGTTTCGGCCGGCTCTTCGGCATCGACACCACGGCTTCGTCGCCTTTGGCGGCCTCTTTCGCGTCGTCGATGTGCACCCGCAGCCGGGCCATCGAGCGTTTGATC
This window harbors:
- a CDS encoding putative DNA modification/repair radical SAM protein, which encodes MNIQGKLAILADAAKYDASCASSGTERRDSLGGRGLGSTEGMGICHSYAPDGRCISLLKILLTNFCQYDCLYCVNRVTSNVPRARFSVDEVVQLTLDFYRRNCIEGLFLSSGIIQSPDYTMEQVVEVARVLREEHDFRGYIHLKTIPDAAPELLARAGRYADRLSINIELPTETGLATLAPEKDAPAIKRSMARLRVHIDDAKEAAKGDEAVVSMPKSRPKRAKAERFAPAGQSTQMIVGADAADDRAILATSAQLYGSYRLRRVYYSAFSPIPDAASSLPLKPPPLVREHRLYQADWLMRFYGFGHEEIVASDDGLLRLDVDPKLAWALAHRERFPVDLNRAPRELLLRVPGLGAKAVERVLAARRVRRLRSDDLKRLSVPLGKALPFLLLPDHKPRVIDDAQVAAALKPAPVQVQAALFA